From a region of the Fimbriiglobus ruber genome:
- a CDS encoding DUF1552 domain-containing protein: MRGRNAPSDWTAPLSRRAVLRGAGTVVALPFLESWAARLAKAAGQSATAAVRPPLRMGIVTVTGGTILESWRAKDAGPLPAKLPSILRPLEFAKQDMLVVTGLSHSGEGENLNGHEYCAFKHLTASPRVGKAAGKPYAGVSVDQAAARAAGDETFLPSLEFGLSNHETQYSFRSADEPVPYEADPRLVFERMFRGRPPVVPNWQRRAAAKAGQAVRASAATDTYDRSVVDSVRDEARSLRGRVGVADRQKLDQYLDAVRSVETRIERLEARLRIEAEDLKYPGPAKLVVPQLPAKNAPFYKLRDLVYRDPEKHGEYIRLVSDLLVLAFQTDTTRVATLAIGADDASFPGVVTVGYETHCHTLEHQGNASRPEDADPIAREACRQIHAWYTSLFAEMVMTMKGIDEGGSTLLDNTMLLYTSYMADGGHGTEDYPAVLVGNAQGTLKTGRQLSFPKKTPAANLYLEMINRMGAKADEFGDSKTSKHAAFGGRLPGLV, translated from the coding sequence ATGCGAGGTCGGAACGCGCCGAGTGACTGGACTGCTCCCCTGTCACGCCGGGCGGTATTGCGCGGGGCTGGTACGGTCGTCGCGCTGCCGTTTCTGGAATCGTGGGCGGCCCGGCTCGCGAAAGCGGCGGGACAATCGGCCACCGCTGCGGTTCGCCCGCCGCTGCGCATGGGTATCGTTACCGTGACTGGTGGGACAATCCTCGAATCGTGGCGCGCGAAAGATGCCGGGCCGCTGCCCGCGAAATTGCCGTCGATCCTCCGCCCGCTGGAGTTCGCCAAACAGGACATGCTCGTCGTCACCGGGCTCAGCCACTCGGGCGAAGGCGAGAACCTGAACGGGCACGAATACTGCGCGTTCAAGCACCTGACCGCGTCGCCGCGGGTCGGGAAGGCGGCCGGAAAACCGTACGCCGGGGTGTCGGTGGATCAGGCGGCGGCACGGGCGGCGGGCGACGAGACGTTCCTGCCGTCCCTCGAATTCGGCCTCTCCAATCACGAGACCCAATACTCGTTCCGGTCGGCTGACGAACCGGTGCCTTACGAAGCCGACCCGCGGCTCGTGTTCGAACGGATGTTCCGGGGCCGGCCGCCGGTCGTCCCGAACTGGCAGCGGCGGGCGGCCGCGAAGGCCGGGCAGGCGGTTCGCGCGTCGGCCGCGACGGACACCTACGACCGGAGCGTGGTTGATTCGGTACGAGACGAAGCCAGGTCGCTCCGCGGTCGTGTGGGGGTGGCGGACCGGCAGAAGCTCGACCAGTATCTGGACGCCGTCCGGTCGGTCGAGACGCGGATCGAGCGGCTCGAAGCCCGGCTGCGGATCGAGGCCGAAGACCTGAAATACCCCGGCCCGGCGAAACTCGTCGTCCCCCAATTGCCGGCGAAAAACGCCCCGTTTTACAAGCTCCGTGACCTCGTTTACCGCGATCCCGAAAAGCACGGCGAATACATCCGCCTCGTCTCGGACCTGCTCGTTCTGGCGTTCCAAACGGACACGACGCGGGTGGCGACGCTGGCGATCGGTGCCGACGACGCGAGTTTCCCGGGAGTGGTCACGGTCGGGTACGAGACGCACTGCCACACGCTCGAACACCAGGGCAACGCGTCCCGCCCCGAGGACGCCGACCCGATCGCCCGCGAGGCGTGCCGGCAGATCCACGCCTGGTACACGTCGCTGTTCGCGGAAATGGTCATGACCATGAAAGGAATCGACGAGGGCGGCAGCACGCTCCTCGACAACACGATGCTGCTCTACACGTCGTACATGGCCGACGGCGGGCACGGGACGGAAGACTACCCGGCCGTCCTGGTGGGCAACGCCCAGGGGACGCTCAAAACGGGCCGTCAGTTGTCGTTCCCCAAGAAAACACCCGCGGCCAACCTCTACCTCGAAATGATCAATCGCATGGGCGCGAAAGCCGACGAGTTCGGCGACAGCAAGACGTCCAAGCACGCGGCCTTCGGCGGGCGGCTACCGGGGCTGGTGTGA